A single window of Calditrichota bacterium DNA harbors:
- a CDS encoding peptidylprolyl isomerase — protein sequence MMQKRFIAWSTLALAVILAAQGWAQRPGRVVYVNADSENLRAAPAGQIIGKVNRGTPLEVVEETDKWMRVQLTAWIWKGSVGYTRSFDKATALRALHILVKTRAEAEDILRQLREGADFAELAKKRSISPTAASGGDLGYFDPQDFDPAFAQAITALKVGEISGIVETKIGFSIFKRLK from the coding sequence ATGATGCAGAAGAGATTTATTGCATGGAGCACACTTGCACTCGCTGTGATTCTTGCTGCCCAGGGCTGGGCGCAGCGACCGGGCAGGGTTGTCTACGTCAACGCGGATAGTGAGAACCTGCGAGCGGCTCCGGCTGGGCAGATCATCGGCAAGGTGAACCGGGGTACACCGCTCGAGGTGGTGGAAGAGACCGACAAATGGATGCGCGTGCAACTCACCGCTTGGATCTGGAAGGGCTCCGTAGGCTACACGCGGTCCTTCGACAAGGCCACTGCCCTTAGGGCGCTGCACATCCTGGTGAAGACCAGAGCCGAGGCTGAGGACATCCTGCGCCAGCTTCGCGAGGGGGCGGATTTTGCCGAACTGGCCAAGAAGAGGTCGATTAGCCCAACTGCCGCCTCGGGTGGGGATCTGGGTTACTTCGACCCCCAAGACTTTGACCCTGCCTTTGCTCAGGCCATCACCGCCCTCAAGGTGGGAGAGATCAGCGGCATCGTGGAGACGAAGATAGGCTTTTCCATCTTCAAGCGGCTGAAGTGA
- a CDS encoding thioredoxin family protein, with protein sequence MRSKTIMCAAAVVVVGFFVGGCSHKEKTRAQGIPWLYDIGQGIALAREQGKPLMVDFMATWCPPCKAMEDSTFSNPEVIRKAAEFIPVRIDVDKQGDVANKYNANARKYNGVGIPNVLFMTAEEQVLVHPIGYRSPHAFLAVMDSALALYR encoded by the coding sequence ATGCGATCGAAAACAATCATGTGCGCAGCAGCGGTAGTGGTAGTGGGTTTCTTTGTCGGTGGGTGTTCTCACAAGGAGAAAACCCGGGCCCAGGGTATCCCTTGGCTGTATGACATCGGGCAAGGCATCGCCTTGGCGAGGGAGCAGGGTAAGCCGCTCATGGTGGACTTTATGGCAACGTGGTGCCCACCGTGCAAGGCAATGGAGGACTCGACCTTCAGTAACCCTGAGGTCATCCGCAAGGCAGCAGAGTTCATTCCAGTACGGATCGATGTCGACAAACAAGGCGATGTGGCGAACAAGTACAACGCCAACGCGCGGAAGTACAACGGGGTGGGCATTCCAAACGTGCTGTTCATGACCGCGGAGGAGCAGGTGCTGGTGCACCCCATCGGCTATCGCTCACCGCACGCGTTCCTTGCTGTTATGGATTCGGCACTGGCACTGTACAGGTAG
- a CDS encoding sugar kinase yields MRETDVTPEPLFDCVGIGVCAVDHVSLLERYPGANEKTEALAYTVQGGGPVPTALATAARLGATCAYVGKVARDAEGDFVLAQLARFGVDTSMVVRAPRGFTPRAMIWVEQGSGQRTVVLNRPAGFGLRPKEVQRTQVLRGRILHLDGRESKVALAAARWARHAGRTVVCDLGSLRDNTELLLRHVDYAVVSTTFVRQLYGDCELALAAQRLLDYGPRAAVVTAGEQGCWCATDGRLLYQPAFPVAAVDTTGAGDVCHGAFIFGLSRGWELPRVLRWASAAAALKCTKLGGQAGIPTLAEVKKLLAEDEWAETGAAYKSVGKAGQEPLGCAK; encoded by the coding sequence TTGCGAGAGACAGACGTTACTCCGGAGCCTCTTTTCGACTGTGTGGGCATTGGCGTCTGTGCGGTAGACCATGTGTCGCTCCTGGAGCGCTATCCGGGCGCCAACGAAAAGACCGAGGCGCTGGCCTACACGGTGCAAGGAGGCGGGCCGGTGCCGACCGCCTTGGCGACTGCAGCGCGGCTGGGGGCCACCTGCGCGTACGTCGGCAAGGTGGCGAGGGATGCCGAGGGTGATTTCGTGTTGGCGCAGCTTGCCCGTTTTGGCGTGGACACCAGCATGGTGGTGCGCGCGCCCCGGGGTTTCACACCGCGCGCGATGATCTGGGTCGAGCAAGGGTCGGGGCAGCGTACCGTCGTGCTCAATCGGCCGGCAGGATTTGGACTCAGGCCTAAGGAGGTGCAGCGCACGCAGGTTCTCCGTGGGCGCATACTCCATCTGGACGGCCGGGAGAGCAAAGTTGCCCTGGCTGCAGCGCGATGGGCTAGGCACGCCGGACGCACGGTGGTCTGCGACCTGGGGAGCCTGCGGGACAACACTGAGCTCCTTTTGCGGCATGTCGACTATGCCGTTGTGTCGACCACTTTCGTCCGGCAGCTCTACGGGGACTGCGAGCTCGCGCTGGCCGCCCAGCGTCTGCTGGATTATGGGCCACGTGCGGCGGTGGTCACTGCGGGCGAGCAGGGATGCTGGTGCGCGACCGACGGCCGGCTCTTGTACCAGCCTGCCTTTCCGGTCGCGGCAGTGGATACCACGGGTGCCGGCGATGTGTGCCACGGCGCCTTCATCTTCGGCTTGAGCCGGGGGTGGGAACTCCCTCGCGTGCTTCGCTGGGCAAGCGCAGCCGCGGCCCTGAAATGCACAAAGCTCGGGGGACAGGCGGGGATCCCGACTTTGGCCGAGGTGAAGAAGCTGCTGGCGGAGGATGAGTGGGCAGAAACCGGTGCTGCTTACAAGTCCGTCGGCAAGGCGGGCCAGGAGCCCCTTGGTTGCGCCAAGTGA
- a CDS encoding carboxypeptidase regulatory-like domain-containing protein produces the protein MHPGRFCSGLCLAGGFVLMMAACRPRAPQLTAQVELTAPWVLDSLQAMPGVRVVAVEERRALVRLSERQFLRLSERGYELALVVPLSEAPHIPSWYPQRAQVESRLQALADSFPHLAARHQIGKASAGHPAIWALKISDNAASEEDEPAAIFYGGLHADEALGVMACVHLAEELCARYATDSSLRSLVDNAEIWVVPLLNPEGYELVLSRRIGFPWWRKNLRDNNGNGIFEPAHDGVDLNRNFGFNWEAGGSGDPSSWYYRGPHPFSEWETAAIESLSVARRFVVGIGFHSHGRKVLYPWSNAPEPPDAKLLKETANSLAKSLQASGAHYDVLPLNAQSGQSSVWLYGALGTLDFTIELGTEYFPEEPEAEKELRGAVQAAIDLLARLAGPGIRGQVVDAGTKAPLHAQVSVAGLDNDAIWPRMTDPRTGRFYRLLEPGLYQLLVRAKGHRPRRLQIRVHEGPAEDVVVELEAEDSARGSGGAP, from the coding sequence ATGCACCCCGGCCGTTTCTGTTCAGGCCTCTGTCTGGCGGGTGGCTTTGTCCTCATGATGGCCGCCTGCCGTCCGAGGGCCCCGCAGCTCACCGCGCAGGTGGAGTTGACCGCTCCGTGGGTGCTGGACAGCCTGCAGGCCATGCCTGGTGTGCGCGTCGTGGCAGTTGAGGAGCGGAGGGCATTGGTGCGCCTCAGCGAGCGCCAGTTCCTGAGGCTGAGCGAGCGTGGGTATGAGCTCGCGCTCGTGGTCCCCCTGAGCGAAGCGCCCCATATTCCGTCTTGGTATCCTCAGCGTGCCCAGGTGGAAAGCCGGCTGCAGGCGTTGGCAGATTCATTTCCTCATTTGGCGGCCCGACACCAGATCGGAAAGGCATCTGCAGGCCACCCTGCGATTTGGGCGCTCAAGATCTCCGATAATGCTGCCAGCGAGGAAGACGAACCGGCTGCCATTTTCTATGGAGGTCTTCACGCGGACGAAGCGCTCGGTGTGATGGCCTGCGTGCACCTGGCAGAGGAACTGTGCGCCCGTTACGCCACCGATAGCAGTCTGCGGAGCCTGGTGGACAACGCCGAGATTTGGGTTGTGCCGCTGCTGAATCCTGAAGGCTACGAGCTGGTGCTGAGCCGGCGAATCGGGTTTCCCTGGTGGCGCAAGAACCTGCGGGACAACAACGGCAACGGCATCTTCGAACCGGCGCATGACGGGGTTGACCTCAATCGCAATTTCGGCTTCAACTGGGAAGCGGGAGGCAGTGGCGACCCCAGCAGCTGGTACTATCGCGGCCCGCACCCGTTCTCGGAGTGGGAGACTGCGGCCATAGAGAGCCTCTCGGTGGCACGGCGCTTTGTCGTGGGCATCGGCTTCCACAGCCATGGGCGGAAAGTACTCTACCCCTGGAGCAATGCCCCTGAGCCGCCTGACGCGAAGCTGCTCAAGGAGACGGCTAACTCCCTGGCGAAATCCCTGCAGGCAAGCGGCGCGCACTACGATGTGCTGCCGCTCAACGCCCAGTCAGGGCAGAGCTCGGTATGGCTCTACGGCGCCTTGGGGACGTTGGACTTTACCATCGAGCTGGGGACTGAGTACTTTCCTGAGGAGCCTGAGGCGGAAAAGGAACTGCGCGGCGCAGTGCAGGCTGCCATTGACTTGCTCGCGCGATTGGCCGGTCCCGGCATTCGTGGGCAGGTGGTAGATGCCGGTACAAAGGCGCCACTCCATGCGCAGGTTTCGGTCGCCGGTCTTGACAACGACGCTATTTGGCCCCGTATGACCGACCCAAGGACTGGCCGGTTCTATCGGCTGCTGGAGCCGGGTTTATACCAGCTGCTCGTGCGCGCGAAGGGACACCGCCCGAGACGTCTCCAGATTCGCGTCCACGAGGGACCGGCGGAGGATGTAGTCGTCGAGCTGGAAGCCGAAGATAGTGCCCGAGGAAGTGGTGGTGCGCCGTAG
- the ftcD gene encoding glutamate formimidoyltransferase, which translates to MQQLVECVPNFSEGRNRAAIDAITREIADTEGVKLLDVDPGADTNRTVVTFVGTPAGVVEAAFKAIRKAAELIDMSKHRGAHPRIGATDVCPFVPLAGCTMADCVALARQLGARVGEELGIPVYLYEEAATRPERKNLADIRQGEYEGLPAKLKDPAWAPDFGPAVFNPKTGATVIGAREFLIAYNINLNTRDRRLAQEIALNIRESGRLQRDPEGNILRDEHGNPLRKPGKFQAVKAVGWYIPEYKQAQVSINLVNYKVTPPHVVFDEVCREAELLGLRVTGSELVGLIPLEALLMAGRYYLQKQGRSPGLPERDLVDIAVRSLGLNDICRFEPEKKIIEYQVGERRGPLVRMAVAEFVDELSTESPAPGGGSVAALAGALAAGLAAMVANLTVGKKGYEGVAGELQEVATRAQTLKDALLAAVDEDTRAFNRVMDAFALPKSTDEQKQARHAAIQEATRGATQVPLQVMKHAVQALELAAVVAEKGMATAASDTGVSALMARAAAEGAALNVRINLGSLEDQDFVATSKATAEQLVKVARNLAERVLSAVEGKLS; encoded by the coding sequence ATGCAGCAATTGGTGGAGTGTGTACCGAACTTTAGCGAGGGGAGAAATCGTGCCGCCATCGATGCCATTACCCGGGAGATTGCCGACACTGAGGGTGTCAAGCTACTCGACGTGGATCCAGGGGCAGATACCAACCGCACCGTGGTGACGTTTGTGGGCACACCGGCTGGGGTCGTGGAGGCGGCTTTCAAGGCGATCAGAAAAGCCGCCGAACTCATCGACATGAGCAAACACCGCGGCGCACATCCACGCATCGGCGCGACCGATGTGTGTCCTTTCGTGCCCCTGGCAGGCTGCACCATGGCTGACTGCGTCGCTTTAGCGCGCCAATTGGGCGCCCGTGTCGGGGAGGAACTGGGCATTCCGGTCTATCTTTATGAAGAAGCTGCCACCCGTCCGGAGCGGAAGAACTTGGCGGACATCCGCCAGGGAGAATATGAGGGCCTGCCAGCGAAGCTCAAGGATCCGGCGTGGGCTCCGGATTTCGGGCCGGCGGTATTCAACCCCAAAACCGGGGCGACGGTCATCGGCGCGCGTGAATTCCTCATCGCCTACAACATCAACCTCAATACCCGCGACCGCCGCCTGGCCCAGGAGATCGCCTTGAACATCCGCGAGAGCGGCCGCCTGCAGCGGGACCCAGAGGGCAACATCCTGCGCGATGAGCACGGCAACCCGTTGCGCAAGCCCGGCAAGTTCCAGGCGGTCAAAGCGGTCGGCTGGTACATCCCCGAGTACAAACAGGCGCAGGTGTCCATCAATTTGGTGAACTACAAGGTCACGCCGCCGCATGTGGTGTTCGACGAGGTGTGCCGCGAGGCTGAACTGTTGGGATTGCGCGTCACCGGCAGCGAGCTGGTGGGGCTCATTCCCTTGGAGGCATTGCTCATGGCTGGGCGCTACTACTTGCAGAAGCAGGGGCGCTCGCCAGGCCTCCCCGAGAGGGACTTGGTGGACATCGCCGTTCGTTCACTCGGCCTCAACGACATCTGCCGCTTTGAGCCGGAGAAAAAGATCATCGAATACCAGGTGGGTGAACGACGGGGACCACTGGTCCGCATGGCCGTGGCAGAGTTTGTCGACGAGCTCTCCACCGAGTCGCCGGCACCGGGTGGCGGCAGTGTAGCGGCGCTGGCCGGCGCCTTAGCGGCTGGCCTGGCAGCCATGGTGGCCAACCTGACCGTGGGCAAGAAGGGGTACGAAGGGGTGGCGGGCGAGTTGCAGGAGGTGGCTACCAGGGCGCAAACGCTCAAGGATGCCCTGCTGGCAGCGGTGGACGAAGACACCCGCGCCTTCAATCGGGTGATGGACGCGTTCGCCTTGCCGAAAAGTACCGACGAGCAGAAGCAGGCCCGCCATGCCGCCATCCAGGAGGCAACCCGTGGCGCGACGCAAGTGCCGCTGCAGGTGATGAAGCACGCGGTGCAAGCCTTGGAGCTGGCAGCGGTGGTGGCAGAAAAGGGGATGGCTACTGCAGCGAGCGACACCGGAGTCTCGGCCCTCATGGCCAGGGCAGCGGCAGAAGGGGCGGCCCTTAACGTGCGCATCAATCTCGGCTCGCTGGAAGATCAAGATTTCGTGGCTACAAGCAAGGCCACCGCGGAGCAACTGGTCAAGGTGGCGCGCAACCTCGCCGAGCGCGTGCTGAGTGCTGTTGAGGGCAAGCTCTCCTGA
- a CDS encoding transglutaminase domain-containing protein yields MAQTVETRPLAVYSNPRTWQADFVWKGVVKPSPKQGEAPRPGKGDEPVVLYVWVSRPRTWDEQWAHEPKWKGARPTMSVLEPAYGNRIDVWAKDVATTGDSLIIRRSMQITSFEVNYAIDPQRVGPYDRRSEVVRRYTRSEGGIQAGGEVRRTARAVVGEERNPYLRARLIFRWIVANMSYVQRVERHDAVEGLLARQGDSAQLAMVFVAMCRSLDIPARLVCGHWTTGDRGAHVWAEFYLPNYGWIPADPASAKLASPREAGEEVLKRFFGHLDNERIVISKGTNIVLWPKVTGKWLKDFGLEANGTVRFMLIADFALQGMDGKVKHSFVWSFEERD; encoded by the coding sequence GTGGCGCAGACTGTTGAGACGCGCCCGTTAGCAGTGTACAGCAATCCGCGCACGTGGCAGGCGGACTTTGTGTGGAAGGGCGTGGTCAAGCCTTCTCCCAAGCAAGGCGAAGCACCGCGCCCCGGCAAGGGCGACGAACCGGTCGTGCTGTACGTCTGGGTCAGCCGTCCCCGCACTTGGGACGAGCAGTGGGCGCACGAGCCGAAGTGGAAGGGGGCAAGACCCACCATGTCGGTTCTCGAGCCTGCGTACGGCAATCGCATCGACGTGTGGGCCAAAGATGTGGCCACCACCGGCGATTCGCTCATCATCCGCCGCAGCATGCAAATCACCTCGTTCGAGGTCAATTACGCCATTGACCCGCAGCGCGTGGGACCCTATGACCGGCGCAGCGAGGTGGTTCGTCGCTACACGAGGTCAGAAGGCGGGATTCAGGCTGGCGGCGAGGTGCGCAGAACGGCCCGCGCAGTTGTCGGCGAAGAACGGAATCCCTACTTGCGCGCCAGACTCATCTTTCGATGGATCGTCGCCAACATGAGCTACGTGCAAAGGGTGGAACGCCATGATGCGGTAGAAGGGCTGCTGGCGCGCCAGGGCGACAGCGCGCAGTTGGCCATGGTCTTTGTCGCCATGTGTCGCTCGCTGGATATCCCTGCGCGGCTGGTCTGTGGGCACTGGACCACCGGCGACCGTGGCGCCCACGTCTGGGCGGAGTTCTACCTCCCGAACTACGGGTGGATACCTGCCGATCCTGCCTCTGCCAAGCTTGCCAGTCCTCGCGAGGCAGGAGAGGAAGTGCTCAAACGATTTTTCGGTCACCTGGACAACGAGCGCATCGTCATTTCCAAGGGGACCAACATCGTGCTGTGGCCAAAGGTCACTGGCAAGTGGCTCAAGGATTTTGGCTTAGAGGCAAACGGCACGGTGCGCTTCATGCTGATTGCCGACTTTGCTTTGCAAGGTATGGATGGCAAAGTGAAGCACAGCTTTGTCTGGTCGTTCGAAGAGAGAGACTGA
- the ispG gene encoding flavodoxin-dependent (E)-4-hydroxy-3-methylbut-2-enyl-diphosphate synthase, with protein sequence MSKLPSATGGPPRARTRRVMVGDVAIGGGAPVSVQSMTKTHTADVPATLAQIRRLQEAGCEIVRVAVPDQEAAEALPGLVRQCKLPVVADIHFDYRLALAALQAGVHKLRINPGNIGGAERAEKVLREAKERGVPVRIGVNAGSLEKDLYERHGGATPEALVASALRQVELCQDIGFDDIVLSLKASDVLTTIEAYRLIARRVDFPLHVGITEAGTRWTGTIKSAVGIGVLLAEGIGDTIRVSLAGDPVEEVRVGWEILKSLRLRRRGVTVIACPTCGRTEVDVAAIAEELERRLAAVNKELTVAVMGCAVNGPGEAKEADVGVACGKKSALLFRRGTVVGKIREEEIVERLLREVEEWPSMGHTGPRTSREEVL encoded by the coding sequence ATGTCTAAACTACCAAGCGCCACAGGCGGGCCTCCTCGCGCGCGTACCCGAAGGGTCATGGTGGGCGATGTGGCCATAGGCGGTGGGGCGCCGGTCTCGGTGCAGTCGATGACCAAGACGCACACCGCGGACGTGCCTGCCACCCTCGCGCAGATTCGGCGCCTGCAAGAGGCAGGGTGCGAGATCGTGCGCGTGGCCGTGCCCGACCAGGAGGCGGCTGAGGCGCTCCCCGGCCTGGTGCGCCAGTGCAAGCTGCCGGTGGTGGCCGATATCCATTTCGACTACCGGCTTGCCCTGGCGGCCTTGCAGGCCGGGGTGCACAAGCTGCGTATCAACCCTGGCAATATCGGTGGTGCAGAACGCGCTGAGAAGGTGCTGCGAGAGGCCAAGGAGCGAGGAGTACCGGTGCGCATCGGCGTGAACGCCGGCTCGCTGGAGAAAGACCTGTACGAGCGCCACGGAGGCGCGACGCCCGAAGCACTAGTTGCCAGCGCCTTGCGACAGGTAGAGCTCTGCCAGGACATCGGCTTCGACGACATCGTCCTGTCGCTCAAGGCTTCGGATGTGCTCACCACCATCGAGGCGTACCGGCTCATCGCACGCCGCGTGGACTTCCCTCTCCACGTGGGTATCACCGAAGCTGGCACCCGGTGGACCGGCACCATCAAGTCGGCAGTAGGCATTGGGGTGCTCTTGGCCGAAGGGATCGGCGACACCATCCGCGTTTCTTTGGCCGGCGACCCAGTGGAGGAAGTGCGGGTCGGCTGGGAAATTCTCAAGAGCCTCCGCCTGCGCAGACGTGGCGTGACCGTCATCGCCTGCCCGACCTGTGGCCGCACCGAGGTAGATGTGGCAGCAATCGCCGAGGAGTTGGAGCGCCGGCTGGCTGCGGTGAACAAAGAGCTGACCGTGGCGGTGATGGGTTGCGCCGTTAATGGGCCAGGCGAGGCGAAGGAGGCCGACGTGGGGGTGGCGTGCGGCAAAAAGTCAGCCCTGCTTTTTCGCCGGGGCACCGTCGTCGGCAAGATCCGCGAGGAGGAGATTGTCGAGCGTCTTCTTCGAGAGGTTGAGGAGTGGCCGTCTATGGGCCACACAGGGCCAAGAACCAGCAGAGAAGAGGTGCTATGA
- a CDS encoding DNA primase — translation MRIPDDKINEVRAASDIVEVVSAYVTLKKRGQNYFGLCPFHTEKTPSFAVNPQRQIFRCFGCGAGGNVFTFLMRIENITFPEAVLRLAQRAGISITLERLDEEEARAREAVYAANRMAAEFFYRNLVKAPEGAAARSYLQARRLELGQLGKFGLGYALDRWDALVAYAATKSMGAEVLLAAGLVVSRTDGGYYDRFRHRLMFPFFDLMGKIVGFGGRRLKEEETAKYINSPETIVYKKGSILYGLYQTKEFIRQANSAILVEGYIDLLSLFQRGIRNVVASSGTALTEEQAGLLRRYCQEVVVLYDADSAGSSAAIRGADILIARGLDVKVARLPAGHDPDTFVNERGAEAVAALVSEAKSLVEFKIEALRQAGFFETPEKKARAIHSVVESIAVIPDEIKRNLVAQQVGQMLDMDERVIVAAVNRLRRGERWDTGRLAGAGGAAPSATRGELAEKALVSMMVRTPETVSAIRQHLAVEDFRHPGLRGFVAELWQAADQGRSFEPTASVSFHADPEVASLVVTAIAEQDERSALSPAEQEKLMRDSIITLRRRPLEEEMQAVRTQIKELQGAKKSTAEAIARYKELVDALKGIESIFEAGKSTLPQDDPQPW, via the coding sequence GTGCGCATACCTGACGACAAGATCAATGAGGTGCGGGCGGCCTCCGATATCGTTGAAGTCGTCTCTGCCTACGTTACCCTGAAAAAGAGAGGCCAGAACTACTTCGGCCTTTGCCCTTTCCACACTGAGAAGACCCCGTCTTTTGCTGTCAACCCCCAGCGACAGATATTTCGTTGTTTCGGATGTGGCGCGGGTGGTAATGTCTTCACCTTTCTCATGCGCATAGAGAACATCACCTTTCCCGAAGCGGTCCTTCGCCTGGCGCAGCGCGCAGGCATCTCCATTACCCTGGAGCGTCTCGATGAGGAAGAGGCGCGCGCACGAGAAGCGGTGTATGCAGCCAACCGGATGGCAGCAGAGTTCTTCTACCGTAATCTCGTTAAGGCGCCGGAAGGGGCCGCGGCGCGCTCCTACCTCCAGGCCAGACGCTTGGAGCTCGGGCAACTGGGCAAGTTTGGCCTCGGTTATGCGCTGGACCGCTGGGACGCACTGGTTGCCTATGCTGCGACAAAGAGCATGGGGGCAGAGGTGCTGCTTGCAGCCGGCCTTGTCGTCTCGCGGACCGATGGCGGCTACTACGACCGTTTCCGTCACCGGCTGATGTTCCCATTTTTCGACCTCATGGGCAAGATCGTCGGCTTCGGTGGGCGCAGGCTCAAGGAGGAGGAGACGGCAAAGTACATTAACTCGCCGGAGACCATAGTCTACAAGAAAGGCTCCATTCTCTACGGCCTCTACCAGACCAAAGAGTTCATTCGCCAGGCCAATTCGGCGATTTTGGTGGAAGGGTACATCGACCTCTTGAGCCTCTTCCAGCGGGGTATTCGCAATGTGGTTGCTTCTTCTGGCACGGCGCTCACCGAGGAGCAGGCAGGCCTGCTGCGCCGTTACTGCCAGGAGGTGGTGGTCTTGTACGACGCGGATTCCGCCGGATCCTCGGCCGCCATCAGAGGGGCCGACATTCTCATTGCGCGCGGGCTGGACGTGAAGGTGGCGCGGCTGCCTGCCGGCCACGATCCGGACACTTTCGTCAATGAGCGGGGCGCGGAAGCGGTAGCTGCCTTGGTCAGCGAGGCGAAGAGCTTGGTGGAGTTCAAGATCGAGGCGCTCCGCCAGGCCGGCTTTTTCGAAACCCCGGAGAAGAAGGCGCGAGCTATCCACTCCGTGGTGGAGTCGATTGCGGTAATTCCGGACGAGATCAAGCGCAATCTTGTCGCGCAGCAGGTGGGCCAAATGTTGGACATGGACGAGCGCGTGATCGTGGCGGCGGTGAACCGCCTGCGTCGTGGAGAAAGGTGGGACACAGGGCGTCTTGCAGGCGCCGGTGGCGCAGCCCCAAGTGCCACCAGGGGCGAGCTGGCGGAGAAGGCGCTGGTCTCGATGATGGTGCGCACGCCTGAAACCGTCTCGGCCATACGGCAGCACCTGGCCGTGGAGGACTTTCGTCACCCGGGGCTGCGCGGTTTCGTGGCCGAGCTGTGGCAGGCGGCCGACCAAGGACGGTCATTCGAGCCAACCGCCAGCGTCAGCTTCCACGCGGACCCGGAGGTGGCCTCTCTGGTGGTGACAGCCATTGCTGAACAAGACGAGCGCTCGGCCCTTTCGCCAGCTGAACAGGAGAAGCTCATGCGTGACTCCATCATCACGCTGCGCCGGCGCCCTTTAGAGGAAGAGATGCAGGCAGTGCGCACGCAGATCAAGGAGCTGCAAGGAGCCAAGAAGAGCACTGCCGAGGCCATCGCCCGCTACAAGGAGCTGGTGGATGCCCTCAAAGGCATAGAGAGTATTTTCGAGGCGGGCAAGTCGACTTTGCCGCAAGACGATCCGCAGCCATGGTGA
- a CDS encoding class II aldolase/adducin family protein, translating to MAQSVFQVKREIIDICQRIYQRGYVAANDGNVSVRLDDNRVIMTPTGMSKGFLKVDQLVMVDMQGRQIGGTLKPSSEALLHLDIYKQRPDVNAVVHAHPPTATGFAVAGIPLTKCVLPEVIISLGGVPLAEYATPGTPELPQVIRDYLKDHDAVLLANHGALTIGRTLIQAHYRMETIEHFAKIMLVAMQLGRVNVLETERVNQLLELRQRLGLDHGRPACEPCETAAESAARSAGLPGDLYAELDRVTEETTERMIASVRQSSR from the coding sequence GTGGCGCAATCTGTGTTTCAGGTCAAGCGGGAGATTATCGACATTTGCCAGCGCATCTACCAGCGCGGCTACGTGGCCGCCAACGACGGCAATGTCAGCGTGCGGTTGGACGACAACCGGGTGATCATGACCCCGACGGGAATGAGCAAGGGCTTCCTCAAGGTCGACCAGCTGGTCATGGTCGATATGCAGGGGCGACAAATCGGCGGCACGCTCAAACCATCGTCCGAGGCTCTCTTGCACCTGGACATCTACAAACAGCGGCCCGATGTGAACGCGGTGGTCCATGCCCACCCGCCCACAGCAACGGGATTTGCCGTAGCCGGCATCCCGCTCACCAAGTGCGTTCTGCCAGAGGTGATTATCAGCCTGGGTGGCGTTCCCCTTGCAGAGTATGCGACTCCGGGTACCCCGGAGCTTCCGCAGGTCATCCGCGACTATCTGAAAGATCACGATGCCGTGCTTTTGGCCAACCACGGGGCGCTGACCATTGGGCGTACCCTCATCCAGGCACACTATCGCATGGAGACCATCGAGCATTTTGCCAAGATCATGCTGGTGGCCATGCAGCTTGGCAGGGTGAACGTCCTGGAAACGGAGCGCGTGAATCAGCTTCTCGAGTTGCGGCAGAGGCTCGGCCTCGACCACGGCCGACCAGCCTGCGAACCGTGTGAAACTGCTGCAGAGTCGGCGGCGCGTTCTGCAGGGCTGCCAGGCGATCTTTACGCCGAGTTAGACCGCGTGACGGAGGAAACCACCGAGCGGATGATCGCATCCGTGAGGCAGTCCTCGCGGTAA
- a CDS encoding EutN/CcmL family microcompartment protein, translating to MVIGRVVGNIHATIKKACYQGRKLLLVQPVAPDLTPLRDLIVAVDSVDAGEGDLVLVAQEGKAAADILGMKEVPVRSVVVGVIDHFDMTQQERG from the coding sequence ATGGTTATCGGCAGGGTGGTGGGCAACATTCATGCGACCATCAAGAAGGCCTGCTATCAGGGGCGAAAGCTCCTGTTGGTCCAGCCGGTGGCGCCTGATTTGACGCCCTTGCGCGACCTCATCGTGGCGGTGGACAGCGTCGACGCGGGGGAGGGCGACCTTGTCCTGGTGGCCCAAGAGGGGAAGGCTGCAGCCGACATCTTGGGCATGAAAGAGGTGCCGGTGCGCAGCGTGGTGGTGGGGGTGATTGACCATTTCGACATGACACAACAAGAGAGAGGGTGA
- a CDS encoding EutN/CcmL family microcompartment protein, with protein MKLGKVIGKLWCTRKDEKLAGVKLYVMQPLDKELQPLGKPLIAADGVGATEGEIVYWVSAREACYAIDGRQIPSDCSIVGILDDIYVAPEAKER; from the coding sequence GTGAAACTCGGCAAGGTCATTGGCAAGCTCTGGTGCACGCGCAAGGACGAAAAGCTGGCCGGCGTGAAGCTCTACGTCATGCAGCCTCTGGACAAGGAGCTGCAGCCCTTGGGCAAACCCCTCATCGCTGCTGATGGGGTGGGTGCAACGGAGGGGGAGATTGTCTACTGGGTCAGCGCCCGCGAGGCCTGCTACGCCATCGATGGACGGCAGATCCCTTCGGACTGCTCAATCGTGGGGATCCTTGACGACATCTACGTGGCCCCCGAGGCCAAGGAGAGGTGA